TATCAGTCCAATTTCCTGCTAGAAAACAAGACAAACTTTTACTTGTTAGGTAACGAGTTATGTTCCCCACCTCTAACTAACTGAAATAAAAATGTTATTTTAAAGGAGGGGTGATAGAAGGTTTTAGATGAGTATATTCGCTGACTATATAGAGTTGGGGAATGTATAGAGCCTTAACCCACTCCTTTTACACCTTTATCTGTCGTTTACAGAAAGCGAAGTTAAAGCTAATTGTTCGTTTTTTCTCAAACTCAGTAGTACGAGAAACAAACCACTGAAGATGTCATTAATACAATCCGTGGCGATCACCAAACAGTCAATCCGCCAATATTAATTGATCAGTATTATTTAACCAGTCTGTTTAACCAATATTTGTTTGCTCTTCATTCACTTCAATCTTCTGCCACAGAAAATTTAAAGGCACCTTTTTATGCGTTTTAACTGGTGCCTTTAAGTAAAACGATACAGGGGCTATGTCATACAGAAAAAATTAAGTTTGTTGCCATCTAAATCGCGGAAATAGCCAGCATAAAAATTGTCACCGCGATTGCCAGGTGTACCCTCATTTGTTGCCCCAAGTTCAATCGCTTTTGTGTATAAGGCATCAACTTGTTGTGGGTTTTCTAGCACTATAGCAACCATTACACCGTTGCCTATTGTTGCAGGCTTACCATTAAAGGGCTTGATGATAGCGATGCTCGGCTTCTCTGGGTCTACAGCCCATGCAATAAAAGTATCATCTTCCATAAATCTTTTTGCGCCAATCTCTGCGAGTAACTCATCATAAAATTTAGCTGATTTATCAAAGTCGTTTGTCCCTAAAGTTACGTATCCGATCATTATCTTTGCCTTCTTTGTTTGAGTGAAATGTTTATTGTTATATAGATATAGCATGTGACTGTATAAATGAACAGTATGCAGAATGTAAGAAAATATTTATCTACAACTAATCCAATTAGATCATTTCACCGTATAACAGATTATTAAATTCATGTACGAGAATTTGAATGTTGATAAACGTTATAGGTTTTAATTTGTGCTGGTTTGGATTGGTTATATGGGAGAACAGCTTTATTCCAGTAGCTTTGATAATGTTAATTGCACACATCGTAAGTGTTAACCATCGCCAACATGAACTACTACTAATTCTTATTACGTCAAGCATTGGTATCTGTGTTGACTCAGTTTTCCAATACCTTGGTTTCTTCATATTTTCTGAAACTCAACATATTCCATTTTGGCTAATGACGTTATGGGCTTGTTTTGCTGCCACATTGGGTCATAGTTTATCGTTTCTCGATTCATCTTACGTATTACAGAGCACGGTTGGTGCTGTATTCGCTCCGTTAAGTTACATTGGCGGATTTAAATTAAATGTGGTCGACTTTGCTCAGTCAATACTTATTACATACATTACTTTGAGCACAGTATGGGCTTGTTTATTTCTCGTTTTCTTTTTCATCAAAAGCAGGGTGTATGGCATTCGTTAGTCGCACGCTGAGGCACTCTATTTTTACATTAGCACTTATGTTTGTTCCACAAGAGGTACAAGCCTGTAAGAGGTTTGAAACTTCGCTAGTGCCTTGTAATCTCAGTGACATTATTGAAAGTAGTAAACTGTTGCCTATGGGGAAAGCTATGTTTACTGTCCTGTTTTGGGACATTTATGAGAGCAAACTATATACGTCTTCAGGTAGGTACCCTATCGATATAGTAAATGAGCAACTCTTATTTGAAATTAAATATTTAACTGATATTTCAAATGAAGAGTTGATTAGGCGAACGATAGAGCAATGGCAATATATAGGGTTTATTGATGTACATTATCAGAAGTTCATTCCTGAGCTAAAACGTCTATGGCCTGATATCACAGACGGGGACAGTCTTTCGCTTCTTATCAATAACAATCGAAGCTATTTCTACTTCAATCGTGATTATCTTGGGGAGATCCAATCAAGTATGTTCGGACAAATGTTTATCGATATTTGGCTATCAGAGAGAACAAGTCAGCCAAGGCTAAGAAAGCAACTAATGGGAGAAATCTATAATGAATGACGTGTTTAACCTAGCTTCCTCAATGAAAAAGTTCTATACATATTTTGAAAGTATTATTTCTCGCTACAGATTCATCACTGTGGTCGCCGCAAGCTCATCAATGTTATTAGCGGGTTGTACGACGGATATAACAGAATACAAGCGCCAAGTTGAAAGCCAGAGTTTCGATATTAAAACGTACTTTTCCGGCGATCTTATCGCATATGGTATCGTACAAGATTATACCCAAAAGGTGACTAGACGTTTTTGCGTTGAACTCAATGGTACATGGGATAAAAGTAAAGGCATATTAGCCGAAAAATTTTTCTTTCAAGATGGTGAGATAAGCTATCGGAATTGGAATTTAACTAAAGTGTCAGAAAAGCACTATCAAGGAACAGCTGAAGATGTCGAGGGGGTAGCAAAGGGCAGACTCAGTGGCTTCGCCTTTCAATTTACATATGACTTATTGTTGGCAGTGGAAAATGACACGTATTCAGTATCTATGGATGATTGGATGTACCAAATAGATGAATACAGAGTAATAAATCATACAACTATGTCAAAGCTAGGTATTACCGTGGCTAAGATAAGTATATTTTTCGATAAAGAGACGCCTCACCAGCAATGTCAGTAGGGTATCGGGCGATACTCTATTGGGCTAAAAAAGTTGGACTAAAACAAATCTTTGAATGCTTGATCAATTGTTGAGTGCTTGAATTTGTACCCCGCATCCATTAGCTTTTTAGGCATAACGCTTTGACCAAACAGCAACAAGTCAGACATTTCCCCGAGTATAAGTCTCAGTAGCCACGCAGGGGTTGTAAAAATACCTGGTCTATTGAGCTGCGTTGCTAGTGCTTGGCTAAATACTTTGTTCGATACTGGCGTTGGTGCCGTTAAGTTGATTGGGCCTACAAGTGTCTTATTCTCTTCGATGTACTTTATTGCATCCACCATGTCCTGAATATGTATCCAAGACATCATTTGTTTACCGTCACTCACTTTACCACCTAAGCCTATCTTGAACGGAAATAACATTTTTCTCAGCGCTCCACCTTGACTCGATAACACAATACCTGTCCTTATTACTGCTACTCTTGTTGCTTTATCTGGCAAGGATAAAGCTATTTTTTCCCAATGGGTACATACATCATGTGTAAATTCTTGATGGTAATTTGTATAACTTTCATCAACGACACATTTAGCTTGCCTGCCATACATACCTATCGCACTGCCAGAAATCAGTAATTTTGGTGGTGTTTCAGCTCTTTTTATTAATTCGACTAGTTGTCGCGTAATGCCCCATCTACTTTGGCAAATAACACTTTTCTGACTCTCTGACCAACGTTTGTCGGCAATAGGCTCGCCAGCAAGGTTTAAAATAACATCTGCTTGTTCTACATGATACAAAGACAATTTTTCAATAGCTGTTATGTGATTACCCAACAGATAACGTGCCTTATTAGCATCTCTAGTCAGGACCATAATGGTCGCACATCGTGTTGATAAGGATTCAATAAACGCTTTACCTACAAGGCCTGTGCCGCCGGTAATCAAGTATGTTTTCGTCATTATAGAAGCTCCGTTTTAACACATTTAATACGTAATATTCATCAATCAGGATCATTTAAAAATATATTTCTAATCTCTACTGAAATTTATGATCTTTGTTCAGTTTGTTGACGTAAATCTGCTTAACAAACAACCGGAGAATACCTGTGAAATACTTCAGAATGATAAGCGTAACAATGCTCAGTATAATGTTTATTCAAGCATGCAATGATAATGATTCTTATAGCGAAACACCCACTGTTCAAGAGGCACCAACGCCCGTAGCAACAACAATAATAGATGCAGCAAAAAGTAATGGCAGCTTCACTACGTTAGTCGCTGCATTAGAAGCGACAGGTCTCGACGCGACACTATATGACGAAAGCGCTTCATTCACGGTGTTTGCGCCAACTGACGATGCATTTGCTTTACTTGGAAGCGCAACAATAGACGCGCTTTTAGCAGATACTGAAACATTATCAGATATCCTAACTTATCATGTATTTGACGGCGAAGTTGATGCTGCTACGGCGATAGACTTGGCAGGCTCTACCATAGATATGGTCAATGGAGATAAGTTGGCATTATCATTAGATGGTAGCGAATTATTAGTAAATACAGTAACAGTAACGGCGACAGACATACAAACAGATAATGGTATTATTCACGTGATTGATGCCGTGCTGCTTCCACCTGAAAAAGTGATGACACAAACAGCAAACATCGTTGAAACAGCCGTCGCTAATGGCAGTTTTACTACACTGGTCGCAGCGCTTCAAGCAACAGGATTAGATTCGGTGTTGGCTGATGAAAGTAGTACCTTTACTGTTTTTGCTCCCACAGACGATGCGTTTGCAATCATTGGTTCAGAGACAATTGCCACGCTACTTGAAAACACTGATGTATTGTCAAATATCCTGCTTCAGCACGTTATCGCTGATGTAGCTGTTGATTCGATTACAGCGTACAGCTTGAACAATACCAATGTTACTACAGCTTCTCTGGCGGATGTTCTTCTTCGTATTAACTCAACCACTGATATGTTGACATTCGGTGGAGCAAATATTGTTATTAAAGATTTACACACCACTAACGGCATTATCCACGTAATAGATGCTGTGATTGTGGGTAATGTTGATATTCCAACACCAGCGATGAGTATCGTGGATGTTGCACAAGCCAATGGTAGCTTTACTACTTTAGTGTCAGCCCTCCAGTCAACGGGCTTGGATTCAACACTGGCTGATTTGGATGCAAGTTTTACGGTATTTGCACCAACGGATGCTGCATTTGCAAAATTACCAGCGGGAACAATTGAGAATTTAACTACAGAACAATTATCTAATATTCTGCTTTATCATGTAGTACCTGAAAAAGTATTGTCAGATGCTGCCATTACATTGGCTCAATCATCAGACAACAAAGCTATAACCGCTAACACTAGTGAAATCGCGCTTTCATTTGTTGACTCAACGTTATTTATAAATGGTTCAAAAGTTAGTGCCGCTGACGTAATGGCAGATAATGGTGTGATACATGTTGTTGATACTGTAATTTTACCTCCAGCAATGATGGGGACACCTACTCAGAATATTGTAGAAGTTGCAATTGCGGACTCCGAAAACTTTTCTACCCTTGTCACTGCTCTAACAGCCGCTGATTTAGTCACAACATTATCAGATGAAAGTGCTACATTTACTGTATTTGCGCCAACTAATGCCGCTTTCGACAAAATTGATCCGGATGCTCTTTCAGCGCTATTAGGTGATACGACAGCACTTACCAATGTCCTATTATCACATGTAGTCAGTGGTACCGCTATTGGTTCATTAGATGCCTTTGCTGCAAATGGTTCAGCCTTAACAACTGCCTCAGGTGAAACGATTGACGTCACAATAGATGCTGATACTGGCATGTTAGTCATAGAAGGTTCGACCGTTGTAATTGAAGATGTATACACCACCAATGGTGTTATCCATGTCATTGATACGGTGATTCTTGACTAAGAAAAATTCCTAGCTGTGCACATGTTTAGATGTACACATATGCTCTTTGCCCCTTTTAAAAGGGGCTTTTTTATGTCAAATATTTATTAAGTGATCAATTATGGCGTTCATTACGTATTGGTTACTATGAATCTATTAAGAAATGTTTTCGTCAATGAGCTGTGTTGAATTTAAGTTACCGATTTTTCCTTTGCCGCTTTTTTTACTTCCTGGTGGTATTACACGATTGCGAATCTTCGAACGCCGCTATTTAAAAATGGTTCGAGTCGCCTCTCAAGGGGCGGGGTTCATCATTTGGTCAGATATTGATGGTGTACAAGAACAAAAAGTCTTATGGGGGAGTTGGGTTGAAATCATCAACTTTGATCACGGAAAAGACGGTGTGCTAGAGATTGACGTCAAATGTAAATCGCTTGTTGAAATTAAAGGTATGGAGCCAGACAATGATAAATTGATGTTTGGGCAAGTGATAGTCATAGAACATTGGTCAGAAAATGACATAGGTACAATTTCAGCAGATCTTTCTTATTCATTGCAAAAAGTATTTGAAAATGACAAAGGGCTTAATGAGCTGTATCAAATAAAAGAAATTGATAATGAAAGCTGGGTACTTGCACGTTGGTTAGAATTGCTACCTTTGGCAATAAATATCAAAAATTCATTTGTCTCAAAACACACCTATACGGAAGCAAAAAATTTCATACAGGCAATTATTTTAAAATAAATTTAATTTCTAGTGATCTTTTTATTAAAAGCAGCGTATTAACAATATGAATAGCATTCAGCGAGGCACCTGAGAACAATGCAAACTAACTTGCTAAGAAAAGAGACAAATGCTAAATCTATTAATATGTCCGAAAAAATAGATCATACACAGCTTTGCCAATGGCTTAATGCCGTTGCAAACCAACGAGACAAACAGGCGTTTACCCATTTGTTTGAGTTTTTTGCTCCCAAAATATTACGAATCTCCCGTGGTAAGTTTCCGAACGAATCTCAAGCGAGTGAAGTTGTTCAAGAAACAATGAGTAACGTTTGGCGAAAAGCGCATTTATTTGATGAAAACAAAGGGGCAGCCACTACGTGGGTATACACGGTGATGAGAAATGTCACCTTTGATAGCTTAAGGAAAATTAAAGGGAATCAAGAAGATAATTTAAGTGATGATATTTGGCCACTTGCGGAAAATGCAGTCACTAACGATGAATCCTTTGATGATCATTTAGGTAAAAGGCAGCTGCTGAGTGTCATTGAAAAACTACCTGAAACTCAGCAACAAGTGGTAAAAGGTTTTTACTTCATGGAAATGTCACAAGAACAGTTGGCAGTTCATCTCAATTTACCTCTAGGAACTATAAAGTCCCGTTTGCGTTTAGCAATAGCAAAACTCAAATTGCAGTTAGGAGACAACCATGATTAAACATCACCCTAAGTTTGAGTTGATTCAATCATTTGTAAACGGCGATTTACCTGCCTCTTTATCAGCCGGAATAGCTATTCATGCCGATTTGTGTCCGGTATGCCAGCAAAAAATTGCACAACTCACTGAACAAGTCGCCGAGGTGAGCTTTGAAGAAGCATTTCTTGATAGGTTTATTGTAGAAGAGAAGCAATGTAATGAACGGGTTGCTGAGTTTGATATTGAAAAAATGATTGATGGGATTACTGCTTCGTCGGACATCGATATAGTAGAGCCTAAAATAGAAAAAATAGTTTCATTTAAAGAAAGCACCTATTCGTTACCGTCAGTACTAAGCAAAATGGATGTTGGTAAAGCAGCAAACATTGGAAAACTTTCGAGATCTCGAATTCACCTTAATGAATGTGAAATTCACACCAGTTTACTACATATTGACCCCGGTGGTGGGGTACCAGAACATACGCACAGGGGGTTTGAACTAACTGTGTTACTTGAAGGCTCTTTTAGTGATGAATATGGTGAGTATGTAAAAGGCGATTTTATTATGCTTGATGGTAGCCATCAGCATAACCCTGTATCAGAAAATGGCTGCTTGTGTTACACAGTAGCTAATGATGCGTTGCAATTTACACAGGGGATAAATAGGTTACTGAACCCAATTGGCTCGTTTATTTATTAGAGGGCGAAAATAATGATTCATTCTGTTAGAAAAGAAGAACTGAAAATAGGGATTAGTGCTTGTCTTATCGGCGAAAAAGTACGATTTGATGCAAGTAATAAACCGTCTACATTTTGTATTAATGAGCTTGGTCAGCACGTGACCTATAAGTCTTTTTGCCCTGAAGTTGCTATTGGTTTGCCTATTCCTAGACCCACCATTCGTCAAATAAAACAAGATGATATTATTCAGGTTTCAAGACCAGATGGTAGTGGTGATGTTACATCCGCTTTGAAAGCCTATGGTCAAAAAGTAGCGAAGCTAACTAACGATCTAAGTGGTTACGTTTTTTGTGCTAAAAGTCCTAGTTGTGGCATGGAGCGTGTGAAAGTGTATTCACCTGAAGGCAATGCACTCGTGTCGGACGGCATCGGTGTATTTGCAAAAGAAATCATGGATGCTAATCCACTGCTACCTTGCGAAGAGAACGGTCGTTTGAATGATCCGTTGATCCGAGAAAATTTTGTTGCCCGAATTTTTGCGTACAAGCATTGGCAGAATTTAGTTGCATCAGATTTAACTAAGCACAAGTTGATGACATTTCACAGTCAATATAAGTATACGGTGATGAGCCATGACTTAATTGCTTATAAAGAGCTAGGACAATTGTTGGCACAACCTGGAATGCCTTTAGAAAAAATGGCTGAACTGTATATTTCAGGGCTAATGGCGGCGCTTAAAATAAAAGCGACTCGCAAAAAGCATGCGAATACACTGTCTCATATTCAAGGGTATTTTTCTAAGCATCTGAAAAAAAATGAGCGAAAAGAATTATGTGAACAGATCGATGCCTATCGTGAAGGGTTAATTCCACTAATTGCTCCGTTAACATTGATAAAGCACTATTTACTTCAATATCCGAAAGATTATCTAGCAAAACAATCGTATTTATCTCCTTATCCTGATGCACTAAAACTCAGGTATGCCTATTAGTCTTTAAACTATTTGACGTTTTAAGGAACACTTTTGATTTTTTGGTTTCGTAATGACCTAAGAACCCATGATAATCCTGCCTTACGCTACTTTATCGATCAGACAGTTGATTGCACTGAGCGTAAGGCATTTTTTTTCATTACAGAAAAACAGTGGGATGAACATGACTGGGCACCAATAAAAATTGACTTTATTAAGCGCCATGCTGCAGCACTGGTTATAGAACTTAAAGCTTTG
This window of the Thalassotalea atypica genome carries:
- a CDS encoding TIGR01777 family oxidoreductase, producing MTKTYLITGGTGLVGKAFIESLSTRCATIMVLTRDANKARYLLGNHITAIEKLSLYHVEQADVILNLAGEPIADKRWSESQKSVICQSRWGITRQLVELIKRAETPPKLLISGSAIGMYGRQAKCVVDESYTNYHQEFTHDVCTHWEKIALSLPDKATRVAVIRTGIVLSSQGGALRKMLFPFKIGLGGKVSDGKQMMSWIHIQDMVDAIKYIEENKTLVGPINLTAPTPVSNKVFSQALATQLNRPGIFTTPAWLLRLILGEMSDLLLFGQSVMPKKLMDAGYKFKHSTIDQAFKDLF
- a CDS encoding YbgA family protein, with protein sequence MIHSVRKEELKIGISACLIGEKVRFDASNKPSTFCINELGQHVTYKSFCPEVAIGLPIPRPTIRQIKQDDIIQVSRPDGSGDVTSALKAYGQKVAKLTNDLSGYVFCAKSPSCGMERVKVYSPEGNALVSDGIGVFAKEIMDANPLLPCEENGRLNDPLIRENFVARIFAYKHWQNLVASDLTKHKLMTFHSQYKYTVMSHDLIAYKELGQLLAQPGMPLEKMAELYISGLMAALKIKATRKKHANTLSHIQGYFSKHLKKNERKELCEQIDAYREGLIPLIAPLTLIKHYLLQYPKDYLAKQSYLSPYPDALKLRYAY
- a CDS encoding DUF2878 domain-containing protein; translation: MLINVIGFNLCWFGLVIWENSFIPVALIMLIAHIVSVNHRQHELLLILITSSIGICVDSVFQYLGFFIFSETQHIPFWLMTLWACFAATLGHSLSFLDSSYVLQSTVGAVFAPLSYIGGFKLNVVDFAQSILITYITLSTVWACLFLVFFFIKSRVYGIR
- a CDS encoding ChrR family anti-sigma-E factor, which codes for MIKHHPKFELIQSFVNGDLPASLSAGIAIHADLCPVCQQKIAQLTEQVAEVSFEEAFLDRFIVEEKQCNERVAEFDIEKMIDGITASSDIDIVEPKIEKIVSFKESTYSLPSVLSKMDVGKAANIGKLSRSRIHLNECEIHTSLLHIDPGGGVPEHTHRGFELTVLLEGSFSDEYGEYVKGDFIMLDGSHQHNPVSENGCLCYTVANDALQFTQGINRLLNPIGSFIY
- a CDS encoding sigma-70 family RNA polymerase sigma factor; this encodes MSEKIDHTQLCQWLNAVANQRDKQAFTHLFEFFAPKILRISRGKFPNESQASEVVQETMSNVWRKAHLFDENKGAATTWVYTVMRNVTFDSLRKIKGNQEDNLSDDIWPLAENAVTNDESFDDHLGKRQLLSVIEKLPETQQQVVKGFYFMEMSQEQLAVHLNLPLGTIKSRLRLAIAKLKLQLGDNHD
- a CDS encoding VOC family protein; the protein is MIGYVTLGTNDFDKSAKFYDELLAEIGAKRFMEDDTFIAWAVDPEKPSIAIIKPFNGKPATIGNGVMVAIVLENPQQVDALYTKAIELGATNEGTPGNRGDNFYAGYFRDLDGNKLNFFCMT
- a CDS encoding fasciclin domain-containing protein; this encodes MLSIMFIQACNDNDSYSETPTVQEAPTPVATTIIDAAKSNGSFTTLVAALEATGLDATLYDESASFTVFAPTDDAFALLGSATIDALLADTETLSDILTYHVFDGEVDAATAIDLAGSTIDMVNGDKLALSLDGSELLVNTVTVTATDIQTDNGIIHVIDAVLLPPEKVMTQTANIVETAVANGSFTTLVAALQATGLDSVLADESSTFTVFAPTDDAFAIIGSETIATLLENTDVLSNILLQHVIADVAVDSITAYSLNNTNVTTASLADVLLRINSTTDMLTFGGANIVIKDLHTTNGIIHVIDAVIVGNVDIPTPAMSIVDVAQANGSFTTLVSALQSTGLDSTLADLDASFTVFAPTDAAFAKLPAGTIENLTTEQLSNILLYHVVPEKVLSDAAITLAQSSDNKAITANTSEIALSFVDSTLFINGSKVSAADVMADNGVIHVVDTVILPPAMMGTPTQNIVEVAIADSENFSTLVTALTAADLVTTLSDESATFTVFAPTNAAFDKIDPDALSALLGDTTALTNVLLSHVVSGTAIGSLDAFAANGSALTTASGETIDVTIDADTGMLVIEGSTVVIEDVYTTNGVIHVIDTVILD
- a CDS encoding chalcone isomerase family protein: MAFVSRTLRHSIFTLALMFVPQEVQACKRFETSLVPCNLSDIIESSKLLPMGKAMFTVLFWDIYESKLYTSSGRYPIDIVNEQLLFEIKYLTDISNEELIRRTIEQWQYIGFIDVHYQKFIPELKRLWPDITDGDSLSLLINNNRSYFYFNRDYLGEIQSSMFGQMFIDIWLSERTSQPRLRKQLMGEIYNE
- a CDS encoding LON peptidase substrate-binding domain-containing protein, whose protein sequence is MSCVEFKLPIFPLPLFLLPGGITRLRIFERRYLKMVRVASQGAGFIIWSDIDGVQEQKVLWGSWVEIINFDHGKDGVLEIDVKCKSLVEIKGMEPDNDKLMFGQVIVIEHWSENDIGTISADLSYSLQKVFENDKGLNELYQIKEIDNESWVLARWLELLPLAINIKNSFVSKHTYTEAKNFIQAIILK
- a CDS encoding DUF3833 domain-containing protein, whose translation is MNDVFNLASSMKKFYTYFESIISRYRFITVVAASSSMLLAGCTTDITEYKRQVESQSFDIKTYFSGDLIAYGIVQDYTQKVTRRFCVELNGTWDKSKGILAEKFFFQDGEISYRNWNLTKVSEKHYQGTAEDVEGVAKGRLSGFAFQFTYDLLLAVENDTYSVSMDDWMYQIDEYRVINHTTMSKLGITVAKISIFFDKETPHQQCQ